Sequence from the Gloeocapsopsis dulcis genome:
CTCTCTGCCGTCTGTTCCTGGTAAATTAAGATCGAGAAGAATAATTCCAGGTCGAGGTGCTTTGGTCGAGTCTTGATATTGACCATTATGTCGGAGAAAGTCTAATGCATCGTCTCCATCAACACAGCGATAGACAACGTTACTAATTGATGCTTTGCGCAGAATTCGTTCAAAAGCAGCAAAATCTTCATCACTATCTTCAATGACTAGTAGTGGTTGAGTTGATCCTGCCATTTATCCACCTTTACCTTGCAAAGTGAAATAAAAAGTACTGCCTTTTCCGTATGTTGATTCCACCCAAATTTCTCCGTTATGACGCTCTACAATTTTTTTAGCAATAGTTAAACCAGCACCTGTTCCACCACCATATTTATGAACTGTGTGTAATCGTTTAAAAATCCGAAAAATTGCATCAAAATATTTTTCTTTGATACCAATTCCACTATCTTTTACATAGAAAACTGTAGGTAGTTCTTTTTTGCTATGATTGCCATCTAAAAAACCAATTTCTACTTTTTTAGTTGCTTTATCGTTATATTTAATTGCATTAGTAATTAAGTTACTAAACACCTCACTCACCTGAACTTTATCACAATATATAGCTGGCAACGGACGAGGAATGTGAATTTCTACATGAGATTCTTTTAAACTAATACTTAAAACATCAATAACGTTACTGACTAACTCATTCAAATCCGTCTGCTGTACAGAAAGTTCCACTCGTCCTAAACGGGAAAAATGTAGTAATGAATTAATTAAGTCTTCCATCCGCTGCGTCAGACGTACCAATGTTTGTAGTTTTGATACTCCTTCAGCATTCAATATCTCGGCATAATCTTCAATCAAGAAGTTTGAGTAGTTGTGAATTCCTCGCAGCGGTTCTTTCAAGTCGTGGGAAGCAATATAAGCAAAAGCATCAAGTTCATTGTTGCTACGCGCTAACTCGATATTAATTCTGGCAAGTTCGTCTGCTTTACGCAATACAATTGAGACGATCGCACTCCGTAGTTCTAAAACAGCATCGATTTCACGTGGTTTCCACGGTAAAGACTGCGATCGCACTGTTTCTTGCCATAATTCAAATGATTTACGCGGCGATAATCTACCATCTTGTTCAACTACCACAGATTGCTGTGGATTGCCACCCCAGTTGACTGTTTGAATCATTTCTGGGCGAAACCACAATACATAGTTTTTTTGCATCTGAGAAATCGATAAGACAATTAAACCACTCCCTACATGCTTAAATTTCTCCGCTGTCGGATAAATCTTCGATAAGCAATCTGTATAAAAAATGTCATTATCAATCTTCGCCTCTACCCATTCCAGCAGATCGTGAAGATCGCTTTTATTCGGTGTGTTTCCTGCAAGTGAGAAGTCGCCATTATTACAAATTGCCACACCTTGAGCATCTACTAAACTTAATAAGTCAGTTTTATCCTTGACTAAACCATCCATGAAATTTTCAGTCGAAGGCATTGTTTCAATAAATTTGGATTGAATTGTCTTTAATTTTATTTTGTAGTCTAGTTTTTCATTTTCTTCTTTATTAGTTAATTCTAAAGACATGACTTGTCCTAAAAACTCACATGCAGTCCGAACTTCATAGGAGACATACTTAGGTGAGTAATGATGACAAGCAATTAAACCCCATAATTTTTTATCTTTATTTAATGAGATTGACATGGAAGCGGTAACGCCCATGTTTTTGAGATACTCTAAATGGCAAGGAGAAACGCTTCTTAAAACTGCATAGCTGAGATCAAGTGGTTTATTTGTAATAGAATTATACGGGGGAATTAATTGTTTTGGTTGAGAATTAATATCAGGAATTAGTCGCAGGTGATTGAGTGTATAAAGTTTTTTGGCTTGTTCAGGAATATCAGACGCTGGATAATGTAAACCTAAATAACTAGGTAAGTCTTCGCGTTTTTCTTCAGCAACAACTTTACCAGCTTGTTTGCCATCAAACTGATAAATCATAACTCGATCAAAACCCGTAAGTTTTTGTACCTCTTGGGTGATATTTTGACACAACTCCGATAGAGTAGATGCATTTTGCATCTTGGCGATCGCACCTTTGACAAAATGATAAAATCGGATAAAATCTCTCTCTTCTTGGGTTAGTTTAGGTTCTAATTCAAGAATTAATATGTTATCACAGCGATGAAGTATGCCATCAAAATTTTTAACTTTGGCGCTATTATTTAAAGAGAGTTTGATCGGATTAACACTTTCAAAATCTTTTAATAAACATCCTTCTATAAAAAGAAGTTCTTGAGCCGTTAAGAAATCTTTTAAGCTTTTATTAAGTAACTCTTGTGGCTGAAAACCAAGTAGCTCAAATGTATTATCACTAACTTGAATAATTTCTAGCTGAGGCTCTTTTAACGCGAAAAGGATACCGTGTGGCTGAACTGATCCAGAAAGGTGAAGAAATTCTTTATCATATGCCGTTAAATCGATTGATTGGACTATACTATCGTCTTTACTCTGACTCATAAGCTTTTCTTCGATCGAATTGCATTGCTTTAATTTAAAGCGCCTTTGCAACAGCATAAATAACGGCTCACACCTTCACTATGCGTCAACTGAAAGCTGGCACTTCAGATGGGTCTACGGGATTTAATCCGTTTAACTTAGATTTTAACTATTCTTTAACTATGGCAACTAATAATGTTGTAATTATTTCAATACTTTAAGCATTTTGTAAATTTGGTAATAATTTTAATAGTACGGCGAAAAGGTACCTTGTTGTCAAACGCGATCGCGTTTGAAGTTGCCAACAGAAATCTTATTGTCAAAAGACTTGTCAGACTTGTTATGAGCAATTAATGATGTGTTTTTAAAGCTATTTGAGCATTTATTCCTATTAAAATAGCTTAAAATTTCCTTACATAACTCAAGCAAACTTTGCATTCTGCGTGTAAGGTTTAAATAAGTTAATAGTCAGGGAATGCAAAATATGGAGTTGCTATCCAATACTGTAGTACTATCGCGAATGCAGTTTGCCCTCACGGCAATCTTTCATATACTATGGCCTGTCCTCACAACAGGTATGGGAATATATTTAGTCATCGTTGAAGGTTTATGGTTAAAAACGCGTAATCCTGACTACTACTACCACGCCCGCTTTTGGTCAAAGTTTTACGTATTAAATTTTGGTATTGGTGTAGCTACTGGTATCCCAATGGAATTTCAGTTTGGCACAAATTGGGCACCTTTTTCCGAAGCTGTTGGTAACTTTTTTGGGAGTGTCATCGGATTTGAAGCTTCCTGGGCATTTATGCTAGAGGCAGCATTTTTAGGTATTATGCTATTCGGCTGGGAGCGCGTCAATCCCATTGTTCACTTGACTTCGACAATTCTGGTTGCTGTCGGCGCTAACTTATCCACACTATGGATTTTGACTGCCAATTCTTGGATGCAAACGCCTGCGGGTGGAGAAATGGTAGATGGTAAATTTATTGTTCACGATTACTTTCAAGCCATTCTAAATCCCTTTATGGTGAATAGCGTGTCGCATATGTTCTTTGCAACGCTAGAAACTTCGCTGTTTGTCATTGGCGGAATTAGTGCTTGGTACATTCTTAACAATCGTCACAGCGCGTTTTTTTCCAAGTCACTCAAAATTGTCTTAGCTGCGGCGATCGCTGTCGCCCCCTTACAAATTTATATTGGACACTTAAGCGGCGAACAAGTTTATCACTACCAACCCTCAAAACTCGCCGCGATGGAAGCCCAATGGCATACTACACCCGCAGGGCAACCCGCAGATTGGAGTTTGATTGCACTTCCCAACGACAAAGCCGAAAAAAACGACTGGGAAATCACTGTTCCCAATGCATTAGGCTACATTCTCGAATTCAAGAAAAACCTTTCTGAACCGGTACGTGGCTTAAGTGAATGGAAACCTGAAGATCGTCCGCATTTAGTCGGTTTAATCTACTACGCCTTTCGCACCATGATTGCGATCGGCTTTTTCTTTGCTGGGTTAATGCTATTTAGCACTTTGCAGTGGTTACGCGGTAAGCTATCACCAGAAAATATTAAGCCAGCAACGGTTATTAATGCTCGGTTGGATTTTTGCTGCACCTTTAGGATACATTGCCGTAGAATCTGGTTGGATTGTACGCTGTGTAGGTCGTCAGCCGTGGACATTGTATGGACAAATTCGTACTGTCGATGCTGCTTCTCATCTTCCTGCAAGTAATGTTTTAGTCTCGCTTGTCAGCTTTGCAAGTGTCTACACAATATTATTTATTGCTGCATTGTACTTTGGTAGCCGCATTGTTCGCCGCGGACCAAACTTAGAATTACCATTACCCGAATTGGAAATTACCAAACCTGCGATCAATACAACTCCTGGGAAATTCATTCCTGATGAACGTCCGGCTGAAGCAGAACAATAAGTAAGAGAGTTTTGAATTTTGAGTTTTGAATTTTGTTTGCGTAAGCGTGCCGGAGGCAATTATTAAAAGAATCTTCTTACCTCATATCTTTTTGGGTTTACCCATTACTAACCTTCATTTATAAACATTTATATGAGTTGAATATTATGGAAACACTAGAGTATTTTTTACCTCAGGTGTGGTTTGCAATTTTAGCCTTGTTTCTCTTCCTCTATGTCATGTTAGATGGATTTGATTTGGGAGTTGGAATTTTATCGCTAACCTCGTCAGATGAAGAACGCCGAGGATTATTGATGACTAGCTTAAGTAACATTTGGGATGCTAATGAAACATGGCTAGTGTTGATGGGTGGTGGATTATTTGGAGCATTTCCTCTCGCCTATGCGACGATTCTTAGTGCGCTCTATATCCCAATATTGACAATGGTATTTGGGTTTATTTTTCGCGGAGTAGCGTTTGAATTTCGTGAGTTATCAAACCGCAAATTCTTTTGGAATATTGCCTTTGGTGCGGGAAGTTTTACTGCAGCATTAGGTCAAGGTTTTGCACTTGGTAGCGTGTTAAAAGGCATTAAAGTTGATGAAACAGGGCATTTTATCGGTAGTACTTGGGATTGGCTGAGTTGGCAATCAGTATTAGTAGCATTGACGTTGATTCAAGGTTACGTCTTAATTGGTTCAACATATCTTGTGTGGAAAACTGAAGGCGCATTGCAAGAGACTCACTACAAAACTGCAAAACTTGCCGCTTGGACAACATTAATTGGTGCAGTACTCATTACAATCACTACACCGATATTTTATGTAAGTGTGAGAAGTCGTTTGTTTGATCGACCATTGGTGTATGTTTTTGCTGTCATTCCTTTAGTAGGAGTGTGGTTAATTTGGCAACTACTACAAAGCTTGAATCGTAAAGAAGAACGCGCACCTTTTGTTTGGACAATCTTACTTTTTTTACTCACGTTTATTGGACTAGCTTTAGTTGTATTTCCCTACATTATCCCGACTCGAATTACTATCTATGAAGCTGCGGCTGATCCCAGTTCGTTAGTCGTCATGATCATCTTTATTGGTTTTTTGATTCCTGTAATGTTGTTCTACAACTTATATCAATATGTTGTATTTCGCGGCAAAGTGACAGATGGTTCGTATGGGGAATAAAAGAAGTGAGTGGCTAGTGGTTAGTTTTGAATTTTAAGTTTTGAGTTTTGAATTGAAGAAAATAACTCAAAACTCAACACTCATAACTCCCCGTCTCCCTTACTCCTCACCCCTCGCCCCTATTTCCCAATATCCTCATTCCATAGTTGAGGATTTTTTTGAATAAATTCTTGCATCAAATTTTTACATTCATCTAAATCTAAATCAATGACTT
This genomic interval carries:
- the cydB gene encoding cytochrome d ubiquinol oxidase subunit II, giving the protein METLEYFLPQVWFAILALFLFLYVMLDGFDLGVGILSLTSSDEERRGLLMTSLSNIWDANETWLVLMGGGLFGAFPLAYATILSALYIPILTMVFGFIFRGVAFEFRELSNRKFFWNIAFGAGSFTAALGQGFALGSVLKGIKVDETGHFIGSTWDWLSWQSVLVALTLIQGYVLIGSTYLVWKTEGALQETHYKTAKLAAWTTLIGAVLITITTPIFYVSVRSRLFDRPLVYVFAVIPLVGVWLIWQLLQSLNRKEERAPFVWTILLFLLTFIGLALVVFPYIIPTRITIYEAAADPSSLVVMIIFIGFLIPVMLFYNLYQYVVFRGKVTDGSYGE
- a CDS encoding response regulator, which translates into the protein MAGSTQPLLVIEDSDEDFAAFERILRKASISNVVYRCVDGDDALDFLRHNGQYQDSTKAPRPGIILLDLNLPGTDGREVLEQIKQDSELKMIPVVVFTTSSNPKDIEICYQCGVNGYILKPIDVKKLMRTVQVLIDYWFEAVILPNSVRG
- a CDS encoding ATP-binding protein, with product MSQSKDDSIVQSIDLTAYDKEFLHLSGSVQPHGILFALKEPQLEIIQVSDNTFELLGFQPQELLNKSLKDFLTAQELLFIEGCLLKDFESVNPIKLSLNNSAKVKNFDGILHRCDNILILELEPKLTQEERDFIRFYHFVKGAIAKMQNASTLSELCQNITQEVQKLTGFDRVMIYQFDGKQAGKVVAEEKREDLPSYLGLHYPASDIPEQAKKLYTLNHLRLIPDINSQPKQLIPPYNSITNKPLDLSYAVLRSVSPCHLEYLKNMGVTASMSISLNKDKKLWGLIACHHYSPKYVSYEVRTACEFLGQVMSLELTNKEENEKLDYKIKLKTIQSKFIETMPSTENFMDGLVKDKTDLLSLVDAQGVAICNNGDFSLAGNTPNKSDLHDLLEWVEAKIDNDIFYTDCLSKIYPTAEKFKHVGSGLIVLSISQMQKNYVLWFRPEMIQTVNWGGNPQQSVVVEQDGRLSPRKSFELWQETVRSQSLPWKPREIDAVLELRSAIVSIVLRKADELARINIELARSNNELDAFAYIASHDLKEPLRGIHNYSNFLIEDYAEILNAEGVSKLQTLVRLTQRMEDLINSLLHFSRLGRVELSVQQTDLNELVSNVIDVLSISLKESHVEIHIPRPLPAIYCDKVQVSEVFSNLITNAIKYNDKATKKVEIGFLDGNHSKKELPTVFYVKDSGIGIKEKYFDAIFRIFKRLHTVHKYGGGTGAGLTIAKKIVERHNGEIWVESTYGKGSTFYFTLQGKGG